A part of Prolixibacteraceae bacterium genomic DNA contains:
- a CDS encoding TonB-dependent receptor, which yields MKLKSLLFMLVLLLSFPSFAQKFKVTGVVKDINSGETLPGVNVMIKGVKRGVITDIEGRFVIKTPNPSSTLVFSFIGYKRKSVAVKGRSVLDVALETMTTELDETVVIGYGSIKKSDLSGSVSSVKSEELNNTPNPDVVSALQGKVAGVFIETSEGGPGASLNVNIRSGNSIGASSAPLYVVDGFPIDDSPVGMKTGIPGNDNQNPLGNIDPATIESVEVLKDASSTAIYGARGANGVILITTKSGKAGKNEITVNAKYGVRRIDRRLDLMNSLEHAEYNRYWKEFNKTNTAPDSLLNTDPTFHGFWKGIRENPNFPNAEAYRDTINPNRIDTDWQDELYGIGKTQNYGVGFSGGVKKFKYNAYTSYFENTGIIPNNDLKRYLADVKLKLEFGKLAVDFLEKTSYTETNGVDTKHNGSEVSAGVVKQVVNASPSRKVDYLPGELVNEDTGEELSDLRNPYRFAVDVTNKSKVLQSISSVGLKYSFTKHFYYKLSLGGSINSVKSEAFYPTTTAMGKSRKGLAKLQTKLNVKGVHTSQLNYANTFAKKHSLNLMGAFSTEKYYSENFGVESKVFGINELNTANISVGLLPGTPYSGKVDGGLVSYIGRMNYVYNDKYIITGSIRADGASRFGAGNKWGYFPSGAFAWRINQENFLKNAKFLSNWKLRVSYGQTGNQRVSNYESLTNTGFDNYSFNGRIVTGLYVKNLANPELKWQTSEQTNLGMDLGFNDGKISIVMDVYRKMDRDILQYVSLPTHIGFERMRQNFGCVENRGVEFSLSTVNVQTKNFQWTTDFNISRNENIIRELGYGQNSLINGNSIKLVDKMSGTFYGFKQVGIIENEEELKAYRNGKFRGVMKVGQRKLADVDKRGSVYAEDGTPIKVVIDDRDRVVLGNNQADFHGGLINTFRVGNFSLGVRFRFKYGGEIYNEMKTKLEGYDKPTDNRLNSALDFWRPEVKAADGTIIDAGNPDSFQPVPGVRNMRGLIDTYVEDGSYIRLSSVNIGYNFPRKLVKSMSLSGLSVYFKGENLYTWTNYSGYDPEVRNIDKGNYPKTMNFTAGINIKF from the coding sequence ATGAAATTAAAGAGTTTGTTGTTTATGCTTGTACTATTACTTAGTTTTCCTTCTTTTGCACAGAAGTTTAAGGTTACTGGGGTAGTAAAGGATATCAATAGCGGAGAAACACTCCCAGGTGTAAACGTGATGATTAAGGGCGTAAAAAGAGGTGTAATAACTGATATCGAGGGGCGATTTGTTATAAAGACTCCTAACCCATCATCTACTTTAGTTTTTTCTTTTATCGGATATAAAAGAAAAAGTGTCGCAGTAAAAGGTCGTTCCGTGTTAGATGTTGCCTTAGAAACGATGACGACAGAACTTGACGAAACAGTTGTTATTGGTTACGGTTCAATAAAAAAGAGTGACCTGTCTGGATCTGTTTCTTCTGTAAAATCTGAAGAACTTAATAATACTCCTAACCCTGATGTCGTTTCTGCATTACAAGGGAAAGTTGCAGGTGTTTTTATTGAGACATCAGAAGGAGGTCCAGGTGCTAGTTTGAACGTAAATATTCGTAGTGGGAATTCCATTGGAGCAAGTAGCGCACCTCTTTATGTTGTTGATGGTTTCCCAATTGATGATTCTCCTGTTGGTATGAAAACAGGTATTCCCGGAAATGATAACCAAAATCCATTAGGGAATATTGATCCTGCAACTATTGAATCCGTTGAAGTCTTGAAAGATGCTTCATCAACTGCAATTTATGGTGCTAGAGGAGCTAATGGTGTTATTCTTATTACAACTAAGAGTGGTAAAGCAGGTAAGAATGAGATAACTGTGAATGCGAAGTATGGTGTACGTCGTATTGACCGTCGATTAGATTTGATGAATTCACTAGAGCATGCTGAATATAATCGATATTGGAAAGAGTTTAATAAAACAAATACAGCTCCAGACTCATTGTTAAATACAGATCCGACTTTTCATGGTTTCTGGAAAGGAATTCGGGAAAATCCAAATTTCCCTAATGCAGAAGCATACAGAGATACAATAAATCCAAACCGAATTGATACGGATTGGCAAGATGAACTTTATGGTATCGGAAAAACTCAGAACTACGGTGTTGGTTTTAGTGGTGGTGTAAAGAAGTTCAAATACAATGCCTATACGTCATATTTTGAGAATACTGGTATTATCCCCAATAATGATCTTAAAAGATATCTTGCTGATGTTAAATTAAAGTTAGAATTTGGAAAACTTGCAGTTGACTTTCTTGAGAAGACTAGTTATACAGAAACTAATGGAGTGGATACAAAACATAATGGCTCAGAAGTGAGTGCTGGTGTTGTCAAGCAAGTTGTCAATGCATCACCATCTCGTAAGGTTGATTATCTTCCAGGGGAACTGGTTAATGAGGATACAGGGGAAGAATTAAGTGATTTGAGAAACCCTTATCGATTTGCAGTTGATGTAACGAATAAGAGTAAAGTATTGCAATCGATAAGTAGTGTGGGGCTAAAGTATTCTTTTACTAAGCATTTCTATTATAAGTTGAGTTTAGGTGGATCGATTAATTCTGTGAAGAGTGAAGCGTTCTATCCCACAACAACTGCTATGGGGAAAAGCCGAAAAGGATTGGCAAAACTTCAAACAAAATTAAATGTAAAAGGGGTTCATACAAGCCAATTGAACTATGCAAATACATTTGCTAAGAAACATAGTCTTAATTTGATGGGAGCCTTCTCTACGGAGAAATATTATTCAGAGAATTTTGGTGTGGAAAGTAAGGTGTTTGGTATTAATGAACTAAATACAGCCAATATTAGTGTTGGTCTTCTTCCTGGAACACCTTATTCTGGAAAGGTCGATGGTGGATTGGTATCGTATATCGGACGTATGAATTATGTCTATAATGACAAGTATATTATTACAGGGTCTATAAGAGCAGATGGGGCATCTCGATTTGGAGCTGGCAATAAGTGGGGATATTTTCCATCAGGTGCTTTTGCATGGAGAATCAATCAAGAGAATTTCTTAAAAAATGCTAAGTTTCTTTCTAATTGGAAGTTGAGAGTTAGTTATGGACAGACAGGTAACCAGAGAGTCAGTAATTATGAGTCTCTAACAAATACCGGTTTTGATAATTATAGTTTTAATGGGAGAATTGTAACAGGTTTATACGTTAAGAACCTTGCAAATCCAGAATTAAAATGGCAGACATCAGAACAGACCAACTTAGGAATGGATTTGGGATTTAATGATGGAAAGATATCAATTGTTATGGATGTTTATCGTAAGATGGATAGAGATATTTTGCAATATGTATCTTTGCCAACACATATCGGTTTTGAAAGAATGCGTCAGAATTTTGGTTGTGTAGAAAACCGAGGTGTCGAATTTTCACTATCTACTGTTAATGTTCAAACCAAGAATTTTCAATGGACTACCGATTTCAATATCTCACGTAATGAGAATATTATTCGTGAATTGGGTTATGGTCAAAATAGTTTAATCAATGGCAATTCAATAAAATTAGTTGATAAAATGTCAGGTACTTTTTATGGGTTTAAACAGGTTGGTATAATCGAAAATGAAGAAGAATTAAAGGCATATAGAAACGGAAAGTTTCGTGGTGTAATGAAAGTTGGTCAACGTAAGCTTGCAGATGTTGATAAAAGAGGAAGTGTTTATGCTGAAGATGGAACACCAATAAAAGTAGTCATCGATGATCGAGACCGTGTTGTGCTTGGAAATAATCAAGCAGATTTTCATGGAGGATTAATTAACACCTTTCGAGTTGGAAACTTTTCATTAGGAGTTCGTTTCCGATTCAAATATGGTGGTGAGATATACAACGAAATGAAAACCAAATTGGAAGGATATGATAAACCTACTGACAATCGTTTAAATTCAGCATTAGATTTTTGGAGACCAGAAGTAAAAGCAGCTGATGGTACAATCATAGATGCTGGTAATCCTGATTCCTTTCAACCAGTACCTGGAGTCCGAAATATGAGAGGGTTGATTGATACTTATGTTGAAGATGGATCATATATTCGTTTATCATCTGTGAATATTGGATATAATTTTCCTCGTAAATTAGTAAAATCAATGAGTCTTAGTGGGTTAAGTGTCTATTTTAAAGGTGAGAATCTATATACTTGGACTAATTATAGTGGTTATGATCCAGAAGTTCGAAATATTGATAAAGGAAACTATCCTAAAACGATGAACTTCACTGCAGGTATTAACATTAAATTCTAA